A genomic segment from Janthinobacterium sp. 64 encodes:
- a CDS encoding 16S rRNA (uracil(1498)-N(3))-methyltransferase: MPRFFCPQPLAIGATIALPDAVAHHVHVVRLVPGEAITVFNGEGGEYTAVLCNVEKKRASAELKSHTAREAELPYAVTLAQALPEASKMDWIIEKAIELGAAGIVPLAAQRCVVRLSSERAEKKLAHWQGIIVSASEQCGRNRLAQLAPLQDFNSWTSQQDLHKRVILTPRAQQSLADWARHQPPQAITVMVGPEGGFSEAEEKAALAAGAIGLSMGPRILRTETAGLTALATLGALWGGM; the protein is encoded by the coding sequence ATGCCGCGTTTTTTCTGTCCCCAACCACTCGCCATAGGCGCCACCATCGCTCTGCCCGACGCCGTCGCCCACCACGTCCACGTGGTGCGCCTTGTGCCGGGCGAGGCCATCACCGTCTTCAATGGCGAGGGCGGCGAGTACACGGCTGTCTTGTGCAACGTCGAGAAAAAACGCGCCAGCGCCGAACTGAAGTCCCACACGGCGCGCGAAGCGGAACTGCCATACGCCGTGACCCTGGCGCAGGCATTGCCGGAAGCCTCGAAAATGGACTGGATCATCGAAAAAGCCATCGAACTGGGCGCGGCGGGCATCGTGCCGCTGGCGGCACAGCGCTGCGTGGTGCGCCTGTCCAGCGAGCGGGCCGAGAAAAAGCTCGCGCACTGGCAAGGCATCATCGTTTCCGCCTCGGAACAATGCGGACGCAACCGGCTGGCCCAGCTGGCGCCATTGCAAGACTTCAATAGCTGGACCAGCCAGCAAGATTTGCATAAGCGCGTCATCCTGACGCCGCGCGCGCAGCAGTCGCTGGCCGACTGGGCGCGTCACCAGCCGCCGCAAGCGATTACGGTGATGGTGGGACCGGAAGGCGGGTTTTCGGAAGCGGAAGAAAAAGCCGCCCTGGCCGCCGGCGCCATCGGCCTGTCGATGGGGCCACGCATCCTGCGCACCGAGACGGCGGGCCTGACGGCGCTGGCCACCCTGGGCGCCTTGTGGGGCGGCATGTAA
- the tkt gene encoding transketolase produces MTTTLPTTKMANAIRALAMDAVQKANSGHPGMPMGMAEIAVALWSGHYRHNPANPKWQNRDRFLLSNGHGSMLHYALLHLTGYELSMDDIKAFRQMHSKTPGHPEVDVTPGVETTTGPLGQGIANAVGMALSEQLLAAEFNQPGHDIVNHYTYAFVGDGCLMEGISHEVCALAGTLGLNKLIALYDDNGISIDGKVEGWFTDDTPARFEAYGWNVIRAVDGHDVAAVAAAIAAAKTASKPTLICCKTIIGKGSPNLQGGDKVHGAALGDKEIAAVREYIGWDAAPFEMPADVYAAWDAKEQGALLEADWNERFAAYGREFPQQAAELSRRMQGDLPQAFEAALSAAIASCVEKKENIATRKASQNAIQALASSLPEFLGGSADLTGSNLTNWKECVAVRSGQPGNHINYGVREFGMSAIMNGITLHGGYIPFGATFLTFSDYSRNALRMAALMKLRSIFVFTHDSIGLGEDGPTHQSVEHVSSMRLIPNLDNWRPCDTVESAAAWGAAVRRKDGPSTLIFSRQNLPYQERSAEQIENIYRGGYVLNDVADAKAILIATGSEVELAVAAAGALAAEGINVRVVSMPSTDVYDRQDAAYKASVLTRGVPRVAIEAGVTSFWYKYVGLEGAVVGIDTFGESAPAGVLFKHFGFTVENVVAKVKAVIAG; encoded by the coding sequence ATGACAACTACGCTCCCGACTACCAAAATGGCCAATGCGATCCGCGCACTGGCAATGGACGCTGTACAAAAGGCCAACTCCGGCCATCCAGGCATGCCAATGGGCATGGCCGAGATCGCAGTTGCCCTGTGGAGTGGTCACTATCGCCACAATCCAGCGAATCCAAAATGGCAGAACCGCGACCGTTTCCTGTTGTCGAACGGCCACGGCTCCATGCTGCACTACGCACTGCTGCACCTGACCGGCTACGAGCTGTCGATGGACGATATCAAGGCCTTCCGCCAGATGCATTCGAAAACCCCGGGCCACCCGGAAGTCGATGTCACGCCAGGCGTGGAAACGACCACCGGCCCGCTGGGCCAGGGCATCGCCAACGCCGTCGGCATGGCCCTGTCGGAGCAATTGCTGGCCGCTGAATTCAATCAGCCTGGCCACGACATCGTCAACCACTATACCTACGCCTTCGTCGGTGATGGTTGCCTGATGGAAGGTATTTCGCACGAAGTGTGCGCGCTGGCCGGCACCCTGGGCCTGAATAAACTGATCGCACTGTACGACGACAACGGCATTTCCATCGACGGCAAAGTCGAAGGCTGGTTCACGGACGACACCCCGGCCCGCTTCGAAGCGTACGGCTGGAACGTCATCCGCGCCGTCGACGGTCACGATGTTGCCGCCGTGGCTGCCGCCATCGCCGCCGCCAAGACCGCCAGCAAGCCAACCCTGATCTGCTGCAAGACCATTATCGGCAAGGGTTCGCCTAACCTGCAAGGCGGCGACAAGGTCCACGGCGCCGCGCTGGGCGACAAGGAAATCGCTGCCGTGCGTGAATACATCGGCTGGGATGCCGCACCGTTCGAGATGCCGGCCGACGTGTACGCCGCCTGGGATGCGAAAGAGCAGGGCGCCCTGCTGGAAGCGGACTGGAACGAGCGCTTCGCCGCGTATGGCCGCGAATTCCCGCAGCAAGCTGCTGAACTGAGCCGCCGCATGCAGGGCGACTTGCCACAGGCATTCGAAGCGGCCCTGAGCGCCGCCATCGCTTCCTGCGTCGAGAAAAAAGAAAACATCGCCACCCGCAAGGCCAGCCAGAACGCCATCCAGGCGCTGGCGTCGTCGCTGCCGGAATTCCTCGGCGGCTCGGCCGACCTGACCGGTTCGAACCTGACCAACTGGAAAGAGTGCGTGGCCGTGCGTTCGGGCCAGCCTGGCAACCACATCAACTACGGCGTGCGCGAATTCGGCATGAGCGCCATCATGAACGGCATCACCTTGCACGGCGGCTACATTCCGTTCGGCGCCACGTTCCTGACGTTCTCCGACTACAGCCGCAATGCGCTGCGCATGGCCGCGCTGATGAAACTGCGTTCGATCTTCGTGTTTACCCACGATTCGATCGGTCTGGGCGAAGACGGCCCGACGCACCAATCGGTCGAGCACGTCTCGTCGATGCGTTTGATCCCGAACCTGGACAACTGGCGTCCATGCGATACCGTCGAGTCGGCTGCTGCCTGGGGTGCCGCCGTGCGCCGCAAGGATGGCCCGTCGACCCTGATCTTCTCGCGCCAGAACCTGCCATATCAAGAACGTAGCGCCGAGCAGATCGAGAACATCTACCGCGGCGGCTATGTGCTGAACGACGTGGCCGACGCCAAGGCGATCCTGATCGCCACCGGTTCCGAAGTGGAACTGGCCGTCGCCGCCGCCGGCGCGCTGGCGGCCGAAGGCATCAATGTGCGCGTGGTATCGATGCCGTCGACCGACGTGTATGACCGCCAGGACGCTGCCTACAAGGCCAGCGTATTGACCCGCGGCGTGCCGCGCGTGGCCATCGAAGCGGGCGTGACCAGCTTCTGGTACAAATACGTGGGCCTGGAAGGCGCCGTGGTCGGTATCGACACGTTTGGCGAATCGGCTCCGGCTGGCGTGCTGTTCAAGCACTTCGGCTTCACGGTCGAGAACGTCGTCGCCAAGGTCAAGGCCGTTATCGCCGGCTAA
- the gap gene encoding type I glyceraldehyde-3-phosphate dehydrogenase, whose amino-acid sequence MTIKVAINGYGRIGRNVLRAFYEGGKKQDIQIVAINDLGDAKSNAHLTRYDTAHGKFPGTVTVEGDNMIVNGDPIRVFAQRNPAEIPWGELGVDVVLECTGFFTTKEKASAHLKGGAKKVIISAPGGKDVDATVVFGVNHSVLKSTDTVISNASCTTNCLAPLVKPLNDAIGIETGLMTTVHAYTNDQVLSDVMHEDLRRARSATMSMIPTKTGAAAAVGLVLPELNGKLDGFAIRVPTINVSLVDLTFIAKRDTTVEEVNALMKTASEGALEGILTYQTEPLVSIDFNHNPASSNFDSTLTKVSGRLVKVSSWYDNEWGFSNRMLDTTVALMSAK is encoded by the coding sequence ATGACGATCAAAGTTGCAATCAATGGCTACGGCCGCATCGGCCGTAATGTGTTGCGCGCTTTCTACGAAGGCGGCAAGAAACAGGACATCCAGATCGTTGCCATCAACGACCTGGGCGATGCCAAATCGAACGCCCACCTGACCCGCTACGACACCGCGCACGGCAAGTTCCCGGGCACGGTTACCGTCGAAGGCGACAACATGATCGTCAATGGCGATCCGATCCGCGTCTTCGCACAGCGCAATCCGGCTGAAATCCCATGGGGCGAGCTGGGCGTGGACGTGGTGCTGGAATGCACGGGCTTCTTCACCACCAAAGAGAAAGCTTCGGCGCACTTGAAGGGCGGCGCGAAAAAAGTCATCATCTCGGCACCAGGCGGCAAGGACGTCGATGCGACCGTCGTGTTCGGCGTGAACCACTCGGTCCTGAAATCGACGGATACCGTCATTTCGAACGCTTCGTGCACCACCAACTGCCTGGCACCGCTGGTCAAGCCGCTCAACGACGCCATCGGCATCGAAACGGGCCTGATGACCACCGTGCACGCCTACACCAACGATCAGGTGCTGTCCGACGTGATGCATGAAGACCTGCGCCGCGCCCGTTCGGCCACCATGAGCATGATCCCGACCAAGACGGGCGCTGCTGCCGCCGTTGGCCTGGTGCTGCCTGAGCTGAATGGCAAGCTGGACGGCTTCGCCATCCGCGTGCCGACCATCAACGTATCGCTGGTCGACCTGACCTTCATCGCCAAGCGCGACACCACCGTGGAAGAAGTCAACGCGCTGATGAAAACCGCGTCGGAAGGCGCCCTGGAAGGCATCCTGACGTACCAGACCGAACCGCTGGTATCGATCGACTTCAACCATAACCCGGCTTCGTCGAACTTCGATTCGACCCTGACCAAGGTCTCGGGCCGTCTGGTGAAAGTATCGTCGTGGTACGACAACGAGTGGGGTTTCTCGAACCGCATGCTCGACACCACCGTCGCACTGATGTCGGCCAAGTAA
- a CDS encoding cache domain-containing protein, protein MKTSVKTGIHALVASFILCAMPAAAWAAPKGSADEAIAMTKRAVAMIKADGKEKAFAAIADPANTSFHDRDLYIYVYDMNGVTLAHGNNPKMVGKNLIDLKDNEGKAIVKSLITTANTPAGRGWVDFKWPNPLTKVVEQKSGYIERVDNMIVGSGIYK, encoded by the coding sequence ATGAAGACGAGTGTAAAAACGGGCATCCACGCCCTCGTTGCCAGTTTCATCCTCTGCGCCATGCCGGCAGCGGCATGGGCCGCCCCCAAGGGCAGCGCGGACGAAGCCATCGCCATGACCAAGCGCGCCGTGGCCATGATCAAGGCCGATGGCAAGGAAAAGGCCTTTGCCGCCATTGCCGATCCCGCCAACACCAGCTTCCATGACCGCGACCTGTACATTTATGTGTACGACATGAATGGTGTCACCCTGGCGCACGGCAACAATCCCAAGATGGTCGGCAAGAACCTGATCGACCTGAAGGACAATGAGGGCAAGGCCATCGTCAAGTCGCTGATCACCACGGCCAATACGCCGGCCGGACGCGGCTGGGTAGACTTCAAGTGGCCCAATCCGCTGACCAAGGTGGTCGAGCAAAAATCCGGCTACATCGAACGGGTCGACAATATGATCGTCGGTTCCGGCATCTATAAATAA
- a CDS encoding YoaK family protein gives MPLHYLSRLSGSARDTQANLQLGCVLALVAGAVNAGGFLAIGGYTSHMTGIVSGMADDLALGNITLALAALGAWLAFVSGAAVTAIMVNWGKRRRLHSQFAASLLLEAALLLLFGLTGSYLATMPDVLGPVTILLLCFVMGLQNAIITKISGAVIRTTHVTGLSTDIGIELGKMAYYNRRHLPDRMVKVNRGKLRTHSLLIACFFIGGVSGALAFKHIGFPAATILLAGVLSLLSGVPVLRDLRLLWRFYRRRL, from the coding sequence ATGCCGCTCCATTACCTGTCCCGCCTGAGCGGATCGGCACGCGATACGCAAGCCAACCTGCAGCTCGGTTGCGTGCTGGCGCTGGTGGCCGGCGCCGTGAATGCGGGCGGTTTTCTCGCCATCGGCGGCTATACCTCGCACATGACGGGCATCGTCTCGGGCATGGCCGATGACCTGGCGTTGGGCAATATCACGCTGGCCCTGGCTGCGCTGGGCGCCTGGCTGGCCTTTGTCAGCGGCGCGGCCGTGACGGCCATCATGGTGAACTGGGGCAAGCGGCGCCGGCTGCACAGCCAGTTTGCCGCCAGCCTGCTGCTGGAAGCGGCCTTGCTGCTGCTGTTCGGCCTGACGGGCAGTTATCTGGCCACCATGCCCGACGTGCTGGGTCCCGTCACCATCTTGCTGTTGTGCTTTGTCATGGGTTTGCAGAACGCCATCATCACCAAGATTTCGGGCGCCGTCATCCGCACCACCCACGTGACGGGCCTGTCCACCGATATCGGCATCGAACTGGGCAAGATGGCGTATTACAACCGGCGCCACCTGCCGGACCGGATGGTGAAGGTCAACCGCGGCAAGCTGAGAACGCACAGCCTGCTGATCGCCTGTTTTTTCATCGGCGGCGTCAGCGGCGCCCTGGCCTTCAAGCACATCGGCTTTCCGGCGGCCACCATCCTCCTCGCCGGCGTGCTGAGCCTGCTGTCCGGCGTGCCCGTGCTGCGCGACTTGCGCCTTCTATGGCGTTTCTACCGGCGCCGCCTGTAG
- a CDS encoding TonB-dependent receptor produces the protein MMCREKKSVQVVRLALAAFAGVATMSVHAQEAIDAPVPKVQRVEITGSSIKRIEAEGISPITVMTRESIARSGATSVLDLMRNLTAAGGNGGELATSGSFRNGATSVSLRGLPTLILLNGYRLPASGSDEYSGQTSVDLNAIPLSAIERIDVLKDGASAIYGTDAVGGVINFILRKDYQGLTLDASTGSTTYGDGQNHKVSVSGGFGDRDAQKFNVTYSASYEKTRAIHGVDRDWANSTDFTGHKGGLYQGGVYGAKGRDPGTISLGGSQRMADPECDAAHSKPYPDAPEWVAAPNRSSCMYSAAESIDLVRPSTRYGGAVTANWDLTPDVSLFANLFYNHFDTRIQGSPAWIQNADRSNVLRVAADNPFNTYGVPVTIRRLFPAAEGGTGTNVDTTWLVGGATGRAANWDWTVSVGHSQEKGETRVYGSFMHDKLQSYLEQGKFNPFGGNHNSEQVINELTADQYTKTKSSTDFAKVTASSEFGQLPGGKIGVAVGAEYKREKLSYDPSQAWRDGAIGIYSTLRGIDGSESLGAVFGELALPLLKNLEAQAAVRYDRYQLAGGTTNPKIGLRWTALPTLMFRTSYSTGFRAPTLSQRFNEGRGGFVETKDPKRCIVGDAYFDTACSGSALSLLSGTKDLKPEKSKQFNLGVVAEPIKNLTLGLTYWNIKWNDRVENLDNETVLAGEDGQYKDAVTRYAVTAEDQEKYNALSAAQRATLGPLVGRLKQLQVGLINRSKVVTDGLDVEASYTLRTAGMGRFKVFGEASYTLSYNRVLLPDDPAINCANNTACEAGEYGYPKLLAKLGVNWDRGAWAATTSANFTSHYHVDRTPSETINLYYDEYASGLMIPSATLVDASLSYSGFKNLVLRGGVNNVFDRAPAFDPSSNIGYDIAYGNPRGRYIYMSASYSFK, from the coding sequence ATGATGTGTCGCGAAAAAAAGAGTGTGCAGGTGGTGAGATTGGCGTTGGCCGCGTTCGCCGGCGTTGCAACGATGAGCGTGCACGCGCAGGAGGCGATCGATGCGCCGGTGCCTAAGGTGCAGCGCGTCGAAATCACCGGTTCGAGTATCAAGCGCATCGAAGCCGAAGGTATTTCCCCGATCACCGTGATGACGCGTGAATCGATCGCCCGCTCGGGCGCGACGTCGGTGCTGGACCTGATGCGCAACCTGACTGCTGCGGGCGGTAACGGCGGTGAGCTGGCGACATCGGGTTCCTTCCGCAACGGCGCCACCAGCGTCTCTCTGCGCGGTCTGCCGACCCTCATCCTGTTGAACGGCTATCGCCTGCCGGCGTCCGGTTCGGACGAGTACAGCGGCCAGACCTCGGTCGATCTGAACGCCATTCCGCTGTCGGCCATCGAGCGCATCGACGTGCTCAAGGACGGCGCCTCGGCCATCTACGGCACCGATGCCGTCGGCGGCGTCATCAACTTCATCCTGCGCAAGGATTACCAGGGCTTGACCCTCGACGCCAGCACCGGTTCGACCACCTATGGCGACGGGCAAAACCATAAAGTGTCCGTGTCCGGCGGTTTCGGCGACCGCGACGCGCAGAAATTCAACGTGACCTATTCGGCCTCGTACGAAAAAACCAGGGCCATCCACGGTGTCGATCGCGATTGGGCGAACAGTACCGATTTCACCGGCCACAAGGGCGGCCTGTATCAGGGTGGCGTCTACGGCGCCAAGGGCCGCGATCCCGGCACCATATCGCTGGGCGGTTCGCAGCGCATGGCCGATCCGGAGTGCGACGCGGCCCACAGCAAGCCCTATCCGGATGCGCCGGAATGGGTGGCTGCGCCGAATCGCAGCTCTTGCATGTATTCCGCCGCTGAGTCGATAGACCTGGTGCGCCCGTCCACACGGTACGGCGGGGCGGTCACGGCGAACTGGGATTTGACGCCGGATGTGTCGCTGTTCGCCAATCTGTTTTACAACCACTTCGACACGCGCATCCAAGGTTCGCCGGCCTGGATCCAAAATGCCGACCGCTCCAACGTGCTGCGTGTGGCGGCGGACAACCCCTTCAATACCTACGGCGTGCCGGTCACGATCCGTCGCCTCTTCCCTGCCGCCGAGGGCGGTACGGGCACCAATGTTGACACCACCTGGCTGGTCGGCGGCGCCACCGGCCGCGCTGCCAACTGGGATTGGACCGTGTCTGTGGGCCACAGCCAGGAGAAGGGCGAAACGCGCGTTTACGGCTCCTTCATGCACGATAAATTGCAGAGTTACCTGGAGCAGGGCAAGTTCAACCCCTTCGGCGGCAACCATAATTCGGAGCAGGTCATCAACGAACTGACGGCCGACCAGTACACCAAGACCAAGTCCTCGACGGACTTTGCCAAGGTGACTGCTTCCAGCGAATTTGGCCAACTGCCCGGCGGCAAGATCGGTGTGGCCGTCGGTGCCGAGTACAAACGCGAGAAGCTCAGCTACGATCCGTCGCAGGCTTGGCGCGATGGCGCGATCGGCATCTATTCGACCCTGCGCGGCATCGACGGCTCTGAGTCGCTCGGCGCCGTGTTCGGCGAGTTGGCCCTGCCGCTGCTGAAAAACCTGGAAGCGCAAGCGGCCGTCCGCTATGATCGCTACCAGTTGGCTGGCGGTACCACCAACCCGAAGATTGGCCTGCGCTGGACCGCCTTGCCGACCTTGATGTTCCGCACCAGCTACAGCACAGGTTTCCGCGCGCCGACGCTGTCGCAACGCTTTAACGAAGGCCGCGGCGGTTTCGTCGAGACCAAGGATCCGAAGCGTTGCATCGTGGGTGATGCGTATTTTGACACCGCTTGCAGCGGTTCGGCGCTGTCCCTGCTGTCCGGCACGAAGGACTTGAAGCCCGAAAAATCGAAGCAGTTCAACCTGGGCGTGGTCGCCGAACCGATCAAGAATCTGACGCTGGGTTTAACCTACTGGAATATCAAATGGAACGACCGGGTCGAGAATCTTGACAACGAAACCGTGTTGGCGGGCGAGGATGGTCAGTACAAGGACGCCGTCACGCGCTACGCCGTGACGGCGGAAGACCAGGAAAAGTATAACGCGCTGAGCGCCGCCCAGCGCGCGACGCTGGGTCCGTTGGTGGGTCGCCTGAAGCAGCTGCAGGTTGGCCTGATCAACCGCAGCAAGGTTGTCACCGATGGTTTGGATGTCGAAGCATCCTATACGCTGCGCACGGCCGGGATGGGGCGTTTCAAAGTGTTCGGCGAGGCGAGCTACACGCTGTCCTACAACCGCGTGCTGCTGCCTGACGATCCGGCGATCAATTGCGCCAACAACACGGCGTGCGAGGCCGGTGAATATGGCTATCCCAAGCTGCTGGCCAAGCTGGGTGTCAACTGGGACCGCGGTGCTTGGGCGGCGACGACGAGCGCCAACTTCACCTCGCATTACCACGTGGACCGGACACCGTCGGAGACGATCAACCTCTACTACGACGAATACGCGAGCGGCCTGATGATCCCGAGCGCGACCCTGGTCGACGCCTCGCTGTCCTACAGCGGCTTCAAGAACCTGGTGCTGCGCGGTGGCGTCAATAACGTGTTCGATCGTGCGCCAGCGTTCGATCCATCGTCGAACATCGGCTACGACATCGCCTACGGCAATCCGCGTGGCCGCTACATCTACATGTCGGCGTCGTACTCCTTCAAATGA
- the glnE gene encoding bifunctional [glutamate--ammonia ligase]-adenylyl-L-tyrosine phosphorylase/[glutamate--ammonia-ligase] adenylyltransferase yields MSTQPLISASRFYQRWLGAAPERAAQIAQLVRAPLDGLDFAAALADQANAATPPLPAERAMRRLRNLLVCGLIARDLEGQADLNEVVTAMTGFADFAIRTHVDAIMAEMVALHGMPVGEESGEEQALMVLAMGKQGGGELNVSSDIDLIFVYPEDGDTQATLPGQRSLSNHEFFIRMGKKLIAALAEITQDGFTFRVDMALRPNGNSGPLAASLGMVEQYLIVQGREWERYAWVKARAVTGKPEDIASLDAIVRPFVFRRYLDFGVIDAIRTMHGQIRAEVNRQERLHPDRSNNVKLGRGGIREIEFLAQVFQLIRGGRDAELRERSTRATLHTVADKGLLEPAIVEQLLGSYTFLRNLEHRLQYLDDAQTHTLPANEADRLVVAQMMGLPDTPTLLAQLEAHRVFVAGQFDEMFSDKSSGTPPADTGIDPQTSNDCAASDQQEAIEARFAALGFHEPAACARRLLATWQAPRLQSLPEASRTRLVALVNSALPLITDCSVSNGNASQLATLGRLLDFLEAIARRSAYLSLLTEYPHTLERVVRMVCASGWAATFLTQHPILLDELLDERIRNTVPDPNALALDLQRQLDDAPGDTERQMDILRETHHAQLFQCLAQDLAGDLSVEKLADYLSQLADIIVAATVQAVWQTLPTRHREVPKFAVIAYGKLGGKELGYVSDLDVIFLFDDDDQEAPGLYAKLAQRFITWMTSHTSAGILFDIDIALRPDGASGMLVSSVQAFERYQGSAAWVWEHQALTRARFCAGDTTIGKHFERIRDTILRKERPENGPLKGEVVAMRKKMLDAHPPRPGSFDLKQDPGGMIDIEFMVQYLVLQHAAQYPQLTANSGNIALLRLCGELGLIDAQLAALVADAYRALRKLQHQLRLQGHDLARVEPERVRVHADNVMRLWHTIFPATIA; encoded by the coding sequence ATGAGCACACAGCCTTTGATCTCCGCCTCCCGTTTCTACCAGCGCTGGCTGGGTGCCGCCCCCGAGCGCGCCGCGCAGATAGCGCAGCTGGTGCGCGCGCCGCTCGACGGGCTCGATTTTGCCGCCGCGCTGGCCGACCAGGCGAACGCCGCCACGCCGCCACTGCCGGCCGAGCGGGCCATGCGCCGCCTGCGCAACCTGCTCGTGTGCGGCCTGATCGCGCGCGATCTGGAAGGCCAGGCGGACCTGAACGAAGTCGTCACGGCCATGACGGGCTTTGCCGATTTCGCCATCCGCACGCATGTGGACGCCATCATGGCCGAGATGGTGGCCTTGCACGGCATGCCCGTCGGCGAGGAATCGGGCGAGGAACAGGCCTTGATGGTGTTGGCGATGGGCAAGCAGGGCGGCGGCGAACTCAATGTCTCGTCGGATATCGACCTGATCTTTGTGTATCCGGAAGATGGCGACACGCAAGCGACCTTGCCGGGCCAGCGCAGCCTGTCGAATCACGAGTTTTTCATTCGCATGGGCAAGAAGCTGATCGCCGCCCTGGCCGAGATCACGCAAGATGGTTTTACTTTCCGCGTGGATATGGCCTTGCGCCCGAACGGCAACTCGGGTCCGCTGGCCGCCAGCCTGGGCATGGTGGAACAGTACCTGATCGTGCAAGGCCGTGAATGGGAGCGCTACGCCTGGGTCAAGGCGCGCGCCGTGACGGGCAAGCCGGAAGATATCGCCTCGCTCGACGCCATCGTGCGTCCGTTCGTCTTTCGCCGCTACCTCGATTTCGGCGTCATCGACGCCATCCGCACCATGCACGGCCAGATCCGCGCCGAGGTCAACCGCCAGGAGCGGCTGCATCCCGACCGCAGCAACAACGTCAAGCTGGGCCGTGGCGGCATCCGCGAAATCGAATTCCTCGCGCAAGTGTTTCAATTGATACGCGGCGGGCGCGATGCCGAACTGCGCGAACGCTCCACGCGCGCCACCCTGCACACGGTGGCCGACAAGGGTTTGCTGGAGCCGGCCATCGTGGAACAGTTGCTCGGCTCCTACACGTTCTTGCGCAACCTGGAACACCGGCTACAATACCTGGACGATGCGCAAACCCACACCCTGCCCGCCAACGAGGCCGACCGCCTGGTGGTGGCGCAGATGATGGGTTTACCCGACACGCCCACCCTGCTGGCCCAGCTCGAAGCACACCGCGTGTTTGTCGCCGGCCAGTTCGACGAAATGTTCAGCGACAAGAGCAGCGGCACGCCGCCTGCCGACACGGGCATCGACCCGCAAACGTCGAACGACTGCGCCGCCTCGGACCAGCAGGAAGCCATCGAGGCGCGCTTTGCCGCCCTGGGTTTCCACGAGCCCGCCGCCTGCGCGCGCCGTTTGCTGGCCACCTGGCAGGCGCCGCGGCTGCAATCCTTGCCCGAGGCGAGCCGCACGCGTTTGGTGGCCCTCGTCAATTCCGCCCTGCCCCTGATCACCGATTGCTCCGTGTCCAACGGTAACGCCAGCCAGCTGGCCACCCTGGGCCGCCTGCTCGACTTTCTGGAAGCGATTGCGCGCCGCTCGGCCTATCTGTCATTATTGACAGAGTATCCACACACGCTGGAACGCGTCGTACGCATGGTGTGCGCCAGCGGCTGGGCCGCCACCTTCCTCACGCAACATCCTATCCTGCTCGATGAACTGCTGGACGAACGCATCCGCAACACGGTGCCGGATCCAAACGCGCTGGCGCTGGACCTGCAGCGCCAGCTCGACGACGCGCCCGGCGACACGGAGCGGCAGATGGATATCTTGCGCGAAACGCACCATGCGCAACTGTTCCAGTGCCTGGCGCAAGACCTGGCGGGCGACCTGAGCGTGGAAAAGCTGGCCGACTACCTGTCGCAGCTGGCCGACATCATCGTTGCCGCCACCGTGCAAGCCGTGTGGCAAACCTTACCTACGCGCCACCGCGAAGTGCCGAAATTCGCCGTCATCGCGTACGGCAAGCTGGGCGGCAAGGAACTCGGCTATGTCTCGGATCTCGACGTCATTTTCCTGTTCGACGACGACGACCAGGAAGCGCCCGGCCTGTATGCCAAGCTGGCGCAGCGCTTCATCACCTGGATGACCTCGCACACCTCGGCCGGCATCCTGTTCGACATCGATATCGCCCTGCGCCCCGATGGCGCCTCGGGCATGCTGGTATCCAGCGTGCAGGCATTCGAGCGCTACCAGGGCAGCGCGGCCTGGGTGTGGGAGCACCAGGCGCTCACGCGCGCGCGCTTCTGCGCCGGCGATACCACCATCGGCAAGCATTTCGAACGCATCCGCGACACGATCTTGCGCAAGGAGCGCCCGGAAAACGGCCCGCTCAAAGGCGAAGTGGTGGCCATGCGCAAGAAAATGCTGGACGCCCACCCGCCCCGCCCCGGCAGCTTTGATTTGAAACAGGATCCGGGCGGCATGATCGACATCGAATTCATGGTGCAATACCTGGTGCTGCAGCATGCGGCGCAGTATCCGCAGCTGACGGCCAACTCGGGCAATATCGCCCTGCTGCGCCTGTGCGGCGAACTGGGGCTGATCGACGCGCAGCTGGCCGCCCTGGTGGCCGACGCCTACCGCGCGCTGCGCAAGCTGCAGCACCAGTTGCGCCTGCAAGGCCACGACCTGGCCCGGGTGGAGCCGGAAAGAGTGCGCGTGCATGCGGACAACGTGATGCGCCTGTGGCACACGATCTTTCCCGCAACGATTGCATAA